Proteins co-encoded in one Chiroxiphia lanceolata isolate bChiLan1 chromosome 21, bChiLan1.pri, whole genome shotgun sequence genomic window:
- the REXO4 gene encoding RNA exonuclease 4: MVKQSPAEPQAPGPSAAARGKGKKRRKRKGRGEGAPKGPGMAVARPPRDPQEFSSNWKALQELLKQKANGSNKSLSTCQTDTKKKQPVQAAKSPEVPALNGNVGKAKPTKKTESGSAKESPPLSKPKSKGVAVNKNLNGTKSNGKGCKDKRKNGNVVKEKDDLKHKRRKAEEHVEQQPKEADIWFDDVDPKDIEAAIGPEAAKIARRNMGLETGPSKESVEQVLVKENASDGLTRAVAMDCEMVGVGPKGEDSIVARVSIVNQFGKCIYDKYVKPTEKVTDYRTAVSGIRPQNVNAGEDFKTVQKEVADILKGRILVGHALKNDLKVLFLDHPQKKIRDTQRYKPFKQRVKSSRPSLKLLCETLLNVKVQTSEHSSIQDAQAAMRLYTLEKKKWEAAVKNKTNNKNCKT; encoded by the exons ATGGTGAAGCAGAGCCCCGCGGAGCCCCAGGCGCCGGGGCCGAGCGCCGCGGCCCGCGGGAAGGgcaagaagaggaggaagaggaagggccGCGGGGAAGGCGCGCCGAAAGGCCCCGGGATGGCGGTGGCGCGTCCCCCACGCGACCCCCAGGAGTTCTCGTCCAACTGGAAGGCGCTGCAGGAG CTACTGAAACAAAAGGCAAATGGCTCCAACAAGTCCCTCTCTACGTGTCAAACTGACACCAAAAAGAAGCAGCCAGTCCAAGCAGCCAAAAGCCCAGAAGTCCCAGCTCTCAATGGGAATGTGGGAAAGGCCAAACCCACAAAGAAAACGGAGAGTGGTTCTGCTAAAGAGAGTCCTCCCTTGTCTAAGCCAAAATCCAAGGGGGTTGCAGTGAACAAGAATTTAAATGGCACCAAAAGCAATGGAAAAGGCTgcaaagacaaaaggaaaaatggcaaTGTTGTGAAGGAGAAAGAtgatttaaaacataaaaggaGGAAAGCTGAGGAACACGTGGAGCAGCAGCCCAAGGA GGCTGACATCTGGTTTGATGACGTTGACCCCAAAGATATTGAGGCAGCAATAGGACCTGAAGCAGCAAAAATTGCCAGAAGAAACATGGGACTTGAAACAGGCCCATCCAAAGAGTCTGTGGAGCAGGTGCTGGTCAAGGAAAACGCTTCTGATGG GCTGACAAGAGCTGTAGCCATGGACTGTGAGATGGTGGGGGTGGGCCCCAAGGGGGAGGACAGCATTGTGGCTCGGGTGTCCATCGTGAACCAGTTTGGGAAGTGCATTTATGACAAGTATGTCAAGCCCACAGAAAAGGTGACTGACTACAGGACAGCTGTCAGTGGCATACGCCCTCAGAATGTCAATGCAG GTGAAGACTTTAAAACTGTTCAGAAGGAGGTTGCTGACATCCTGAAGGGGAGGATTTTGGTTGGCCATGCTTTAAAGAATGATCTGAAG GTCCTGTTTCTTGATCACCCTCAGAAGAAGATAAGGGACACGCAGAGATATAAACCTTTCAAACAGAGAGTCAAG aGTTCAAGGCCATCACTGAAGCTGCTCTGTGAGACCCTGCTCAATGTTAAGGTGCAGACATCAGAGCACAGCTCG ATCCAGGATGCACAAGCAGCTATGAGACTGTACaccctggagaaaaagaaatgggaagCTGCTGTTAAGAACAAAACTAACAACAAAAATTGTAAAACTTGA
- the STKLD1 gene encoding serine/threonine kinase-like domain-containing protein STKLD1 isoform X3, which translates to MEKYEVLEQLQPGALGTMLEAELKTGKSAQKKYVIKQVECIDQYQASEALKEAKDLLKLRHSNICIYKELFLTWNNEVSSLFLCLVMQHSGQGDLSALIKEKRQKSEKIRDMVVQRFLGQMVDALFYTHQQNILHRNIKPSNILVTGEASFMLSDFSTETLMKDEMKWKIRVEESSKSWMAPETFGFSFTEKSDIWSLGSVLLDMLTCFVLNAEEITSLLQDIRGDSSCLEGALTLVQNADSSYLPLFPILCMMLQIEPSMRPSVKDLVDVPFVRECLTFIGDTSVTLKKSLPPKITDLLLEGGIGSVLAFMQASWDVEEVQAKGIQQLASFVKDKSAFPQLLKCTEVITFAMKTHVTSLKLQLDGCKLLLEILSQALEQGVVMALDETVASCLLATVRKHSGNEELLSLLCTLLMMVSASEVTAENLRKVGIIPDLLSILRRFLHNEEICFSCCGVLWSLAVSGNSENNEDQAVLEGAVPVTSAVLQEHLQNGAIAESACSALWALSLQGCLTDSDYEPTTALLLEALRMNPERAMLMKNGCLALASFLRVSGVVGALCLLMKEMAQYDEVVLDMLSQKMDKLLSEIKIQFPFSTEIMTLVDATLLKLQK; encoded by the exons ATGGAGAAATACGAG gtgctggagcagctccagcccggGGCACTGGGCACTATGCTGGAAGCtgaactgaaaacaggaaagagtGCCCAGAAGAAATATGTGATAAAGCAG GTTGAATGCATTGATCAATACCAAGCAAGTGAGGCCTTGAAGGAG GCAAAGGATTTGCTAAAACTTCGTCATTCAAACATCTGTATTTACAAGGAATTGTTTTTGACTTGGAACAATGAG GTATCATCTCTGTTCCTCTGCCTGGTGATGCAGCACTCAGGCCAAGGAGATCTTTCAGCTCtaatcaaggaaaaaaggcagaagtcAGAAAAGATAAGAGACATG GTGGTTCAGAGGTTCCTGGGACAGATGGTGGATGCTTTGTTTTATACACaccaacaaaatattttgcacag AAACATCAAGCCATCAAACATACTCGTGACTGGTGAAGCCTCCTTCATGCTTAGTGACTTCAGTACAGAAACACTTATGAAAGATgagatgaaatggaaaataagagTGGAAGAAA GTAGCAAGTCTTGGATGGCTCCAGAAAcatttggattttctttcaCTGAGAAATCTGACATCTGGTCTCTGGGCTCTGTTCTGCTGGATATGCTGACCTGCTTTGTTCTGAAT GCAGAAGAGATAACTTCCTTACTGCAGGATATCCGAGGGGATAGCAGCTGTCTGGAGGGAGCCCTGACACTGGTGCAAAATGCAGATAGCAGCTATTTGCCCTTATTTCCAATTTTATGTATGATGCTACAGATTGAGCCCAGCATGAGACCCTCAGTAAA GGATCTGGTCGACGTTCCATTTGTCAGGGAATGCCTGACTTTTATTGGTGACACTTCAGTAACACTGAAAAAGTCTTTGCCTCCCAAAATAACAGATCTGCTCCTCGAGGGAGGAATTGGAAGTGTTCTAG CATTCATGCAGGCTTCCTGGGATGTTGAAGAAGTCCAGGCTAAAGGCATTCAGCAGCTTGCCAGTTTTGTAAAGGATAAAAGTG CCTTCCCCCAGCTGTTAAAATGCACAGAAGTGATCACTTTTGCCATGAAGACTCATGTAACTTCTCTCAAGTTACAACTAGATGGCTGCAAGTTATTGCTTGAAATTCTTAGTCAAG ctctggagcagggtGTGGTGATGGCCCTGGATGAGACAGTGGCCAGCTGCCTGTTGGCCACAGTGAGAAAACACTCTGGAAATGAAGAGTTACTTTCGTTGCTCTGCACATTATTGATGATGGTTTCAGCCAGTG aagtgactGCAGAGAATCTGAGGAAAGTTGGGATAATTCCAGACCTTCTGTCAATTTTGAGGCGTTTTCTTCATAATGAGGAGATCTGCTTCTCTTGCTGTGGGGTTCTCTGGAGCTTGGCTGTGAGTG GTAACTCAGAGAATAATGAAGACCAAGCagtgctggaaggtgctgtccctgtcacctctgcagtccttcaggagcaCCTCCAGAACGGAGCAATTGCAGAATCCGCTTGCTCGGCTTTGTGGGCACTGTCACTCCAAG gctgtttAACTGACAGTGACTATGAACCCACAACAGCACTTTTGCTGGAGGCACTCAGGATGAACCCAGAAAGAGCAATGCTCATGAAGAATGGCTGCCTGGCATTAGCCAGCTTCCTAAGGGTGTCTG GAGTGGTGGGAGCTCTCTGTCTGCTGATGAAGGAGATGGCTCAGTATG ATGAGGTTGTGCTGGATATGCTGTCCCAGAAAATGGACAAACTGctgtctgaaataaaaatccagtTTCCATTTAGCACG GAGATAATGACCCTCGTGGATGCCACACTTTTGAAACTgcagaagtga
- the STKLD1 gene encoding serine/threonine kinase-like domain-containing protein STKLD1 isoform X2 → MEKYEVLEQLQPGALGTMLEAELKTGKSAQKKYVIKQAKDLLKLRHSNICIYKELFLTWNNEVSSLFLCLVMQHSGQGDLSALIKEKRQKSEKIRDMVVQRFLGQMVDALFYTHQQNILHRNIKPSNILVTGEASFMLSDFSTETLMKDEMKWKIRVEESSKSWMAPETFGFSFTEKSDIWSLGSVLLDMLTCFVLNAEEITSLLQDIRGDSSCLEGALTLVQNADSSYLPLFPILCMMLQIEPSMRPSVKDLVDVPFVRECLTFIGDTSVTLKKSLPPKITDLLLEGGIGSVLAFMQASWDVEEVQAKGIQQLASFVKDKSAFPQLLKCTEVITFAMKTHVTSLKLQLDGCKLLLEILSQALEQGVVMALDETVASCLLATVRKHSGNEELLSLLCTLLMMVSASEVTAENLRKVGIIPDLLSILRRFLHNEEICFSCCGVLWSLAVSGNSENNEDQAVLEGAVPVTSAVLQEHLQNGAIAESACSALWALSLQGCLTDSDYEPTTALLLEALRMNPERAMLMKNGCLALASFLRVSEIAALTFITDSKGSGIELIKDVYHLYFDNSGVVGALCLLMKEMAQYDEVVLDMLSQKMDKLLSEIKIQFPFSTEIMTLVDATLLKLQK, encoded by the exons ATGGAGAAATACGAG gtgctggagcagctccagcccggGGCACTGGGCACTATGCTGGAAGCtgaactgaaaacaggaaagagtGCCCAGAAGAAATATGTGATAAAGCAG GCAAAGGATTTGCTAAAACTTCGTCATTCAAACATCTGTATTTACAAGGAATTGTTTTTGACTTGGAACAATGAG GTATCATCTCTGTTCCTCTGCCTGGTGATGCAGCACTCAGGCCAAGGAGATCTTTCAGCTCtaatcaaggaaaaaaggcagaagtcAGAAAAGATAAGAGACATG GTGGTTCAGAGGTTCCTGGGACAGATGGTGGATGCTTTGTTTTATACACaccaacaaaatattttgcacag AAACATCAAGCCATCAAACATACTCGTGACTGGTGAAGCCTCCTTCATGCTTAGTGACTTCAGTACAGAAACACTTATGAAAGATgagatgaaatggaaaataagagTGGAAGAAA GTAGCAAGTCTTGGATGGCTCCAGAAAcatttggattttctttcaCTGAGAAATCTGACATCTGGTCTCTGGGCTCTGTTCTGCTGGATATGCTGACCTGCTTTGTTCTGAAT GCAGAAGAGATAACTTCCTTACTGCAGGATATCCGAGGGGATAGCAGCTGTCTGGAGGGAGCCCTGACACTGGTGCAAAATGCAGATAGCAGCTATTTGCCCTTATTTCCAATTTTATGTATGATGCTACAGATTGAGCCCAGCATGAGACCCTCAGTAAA GGATCTGGTCGACGTTCCATTTGTCAGGGAATGCCTGACTTTTATTGGTGACACTTCAGTAACACTGAAAAAGTCTTTGCCTCCCAAAATAACAGATCTGCTCCTCGAGGGAGGAATTGGAAGTGTTCTAG CATTCATGCAGGCTTCCTGGGATGTTGAAGAAGTCCAGGCTAAAGGCATTCAGCAGCTTGCCAGTTTTGTAAAGGATAAAAGTG CCTTCCCCCAGCTGTTAAAATGCACAGAAGTGATCACTTTTGCCATGAAGACTCATGTAACTTCTCTCAAGTTACAACTAGATGGCTGCAAGTTATTGCTTGAAATTCTTAGTCAAG ctctggagcagggtGTGGTGATGGCCCTGGATGAGACAGTGGCCAGCTGCCTGTTGGCCACAGTGAGAAAACACTCTGGAAATGAAGAGTTACTTTCGTTGCTCTGCACATTATTGATGATGGTTTCAGCCAGTG aagtgactGCAGAGAATCTGAGGAAAGTTGGGATAATTCCAGACCTTCTGTCAATTTTGAGGCGTTTTCTTCATAATGAGGAGATCTGCTTCTCTTGCTGTGGGGTTCTCTGGAGCTTGGCTGTGAGTG GTAACTCAGAGAATAATGAAGACCAAGCagtgctggaaggtgctgtccctgtcacctctgcagtccttcaggagcaCCTCCAGAACGGAGCAATTGCAGAATCCGCTTGCTCGGCTTTGTGGGCACTGTCACTCCAAG gctgtttAACTGACAGTGACTATGAACCCACAACAGCACTTTTGCTGGAGGCACTCAGGATGAACCCAGAAAGAGCAATGCTCATGAAGAATGGCTGCCTGGCATTAGCCAGCTTCCTAAGGGTGTCTG AAATAGCAGCTTTGACATTTATAACGGACTCGAAAGGCAGTGGAATAGAACTGATCAAAGATGTTTATCACCTTTACTTTGACAATTCAGGAGTGGTGGGAGCTCTCTGTCTGCTGATGAAGGAGATGGCTCAGTATG ATGAGGTTGTGCTGGATATGCTGTCCCAGAAAATGGACAAACTGctgtctgaaataaaaatccagtTTCCATTTAGCACG GAGATAATGACCCTCGTGGATGCCACACTTTTGAAACTgcagaagtga
- the STKLD1 gene encoding serine/threonine kinase-like domain-containing protein STKLD1 isoform X1, whose protein sequence is MEKYEVLEQLQPGALGTMLEAELKTGKSAQKKYVIKQVECIDQYQASEALKEAKDLLKLRHSNICIYKELFLTWNNEVSSLFLCLVMQHSGQGDLSALIKEKRQKSEKIRDMVVQRFLGQMVDALFYTHQQNILHRNIKPSNILVTGEASFMLSDFSTETLMKDEMKWKIRVEESSKSWMAPETFGFSFTEKSDIWSLGSVLLDMLTCFVLNAEEITSLLQDIRGDSSCLEGALTLVQNADSSYLPLFPILCMMLQIEPSMRPSVKDLVDVPFVRECLTFIGDTSVTLKKSLPPKITDLLLEGGIGSVLAFMQASWDVEEVQAKGIQQLASFVKDKSAFPQLLKCTEVITFAMKTHVTSLKLQLDGCKLLLEILSQALEQGVVMALDETVASCLLATVRKHSGNEELLSLLCTLLMMVSASEVTAENLRKVGIIPDLLSILRRFLHNEEICFSCCGVLWSLAVSGNSENNEDQAVLEGAVPVTSAVLQEHLQNGAIAESACSALWALSLQGCLTDSDYEPTTALLLEALRMNPERAMLMKNGCLALASFLRVSEIAALTFITDSKGSGIELIKDVYHLYFDNSGVVGALCLLMKEMAQYDEVVLDMLSQKMDKLLSEIKIQFPFSTEIMTLVDATLLKLQK, encoded by the exons ATGGAGAAATACGAG gtgctggagcagctccagcccggGGCACTGGGCACTATGCTGGAAGCtgaactgaaaacaggaaagagtGCCCAGAAGAAATATGTGATAAAGCAG GTTGAATGCATTGATCAATACCAAGCAAGTGAGGCCTTGAAGGAG GCAAAGGATTTGCTAAAACTTCGTCATTCAAACATCTGTATTTACAAGGAATTGTTTTTGACTTGGAACAATGAG GTATCATCTCTGTTCCTCTGCCTGGTGATGCAGCACTCAGGCCAAGGAGATCTTTCAGCTCtaatcaaggaaaaaaggcagaagtcAGAAAAGATAAGAGACATG GTGGTTCAGAGGTTCCTGGGACAGATGGTGGATGCTTTGTTTTATACACaccaacaaaatattttgcacag AAACATCAAGCCATCAAACATACTCGTGACTGGTGAAGCCTCCTTCATGCTTAGTGACTTCAGTACAGAAACACTTATGAAAGATgagatgaaatggaaaataagagTGGAAGAAA GTAGCAAGTCTTGGATGGCTCCAGAAAcatttggattttctttcaCTGAGAAATCTGACATCTGGTCTCTGGGCTCTGTTCTGCTGGATATGCTGACCTGCTTTGTTCTGAAT GCAGAAGAGATAACTTCCTTACTGCAGGATATCCGAGGGGATAGCAGCTGTCTGGAGGGAGCCCTGACACTGGTGCAAAATGCAGATAGCAGCTATTTGCCCTTATTTCCAATTTTATGTATGATGCTACAGATTGAGCCCAGCATGAGACCCTCAGTAAA GGATCTGGTCGACGTTCCATTTGTCAGGGAATGCCTGACTTTTATTGGTGACACTTCAGTAACACTGAAAAAGTCTTTGCCTCCCAAAATAACAGATCTGCTCCTCGAGGGAGGAATTGGAAGTGTTCTAG CATTCATGCAGGCTTCCTGGGATGTTGAAGAAGTCCAGGCTAAAGGCATTCAGCAGCTTGCCAGTTTTGTAAAGGATAAAAGTG CCTTCCCCCAGCTGTTAAAATGCACAGAAGTGATCACTTTTGCCATGAAGACTCATGTAACTTCTCTCAAGTTACAACTAGATGGCTGCAAGTTATTGCTTGAAATTCTTAGTCAAG ctctggagcagggtGTGGTGATGGCCCTGGATGAGACAGTGGCCAGCTGCCTGTTGGCCACAGTGAGAAAACACTCTGGAAATGAAGAGTTACTTTCGTTGCTCTGCACATTATTGATGATGGTTTCAGCCAGTG aagtgactGCAGAGAATCTGAGGAAAGTTGGGATAATTCCAGACCTTCTGTCAATTTTGAGGCGTTTTCTTCATAATGAGGAGATCTGCTTCTCTTGCTGTGGGGTTCTCTGGAGCTTGGCTGTGAGTG GTAACTCAGAGAATAATGAAGACCAAGCagtgctggaaggtgctgtccctgtcacctctgcagtccttcaggagcaCCTCCAGAACGGAGCAATTGCAGAATCCGCTTGCTCGGCTTTGTGGGCACTGTCACTCCAAG gctgtttAACTGACAGTGACTATGAACCCACAACAGCACTTTTGCTGGAGGCACTCAGGATGAACCCAGAAAGAGCAATGCTCATGAAGAATGGCTGCCTGGCATTAGCCAGCTTCCTAAGGGTGTCTG AAATAGCAGCTTTGACATTTATAACGGACTCGAAAGGCAGTGGAATAGAACTGATCAAAGATGTTTATCACCTTTACTTTGACAATTCAGGAGTGGTGGGAGCTCTCTGTCTGCTGATGAAGGAGATGGCTCAGTATG ATGAGGTTGTGCTGGATATGCTGTCCCAGAAAATGGACAAACTGctgtctgaaataaaaatccagtTTCCATTTAGCACG GAGATAATGACCCTCGTGGATGCCACACTTTTGAAACTgcagaagtga
- the STKLD1 gene encoding serine/threonine kinase-like domain-containing protein STKLD1 isoform X4, with product MEKYEVECIDQYQASEALKEAKDLLKLRHSNICIYKELFLTWNNEVSSLFLCLVMQHSGQGDLSALIKEKRQKSEKIRDMVVQRFLGQMVDALFYTHQQNILHRNIKPSNILVTGEASFMLSDFSTETLMKDEMKWKIRVEESSKSWMAPETFGFSFTEKSDIWSLGSVLLDMLTCFVLNAEEITSLLQDIRGDSSCLEGALTLVQNADSSYLPLFPILCMMLQIEPSMRPSVKDLVDVPFVRECLTFIGDTSVTLKKSLPPKITDLLLEGGIGSVLAFMQASWDVEEVQAKGIQQLASFVKDKSAFPQLLKCTEVITFAMKTHVTSLKLQLDGCKLLLEILSQALEQGVVMALDETVASCLLATVRKHSGNEELLSLLCTLLMMVSASEVTAENLRKVGIIPDLLSILRRFLHNEEICFSCCGVLWSLAVSGNSENNEDQAVLEGAVPVTSAVLQEHLQNGAIAESACSALWALSLQGCLTDSDYEPTTALLLEALRMNPERAMLMKNGCLALASFLRVSEIAALTFITDSKGSGIELIKDVYHLYFDNSGVVGALCLLMKEMAQYDEVVLDMLSQKMDKLLSEIKIQFPFSTEIMTLVDATLLKLQK from the exons ATGGAGAAATACGAG GTTGAATGCATTGATCAATACCAAGCAAGTGAGGCCTTGAAGGAG GCAAAGGATTTGCTAAAACTTCGTCATTCAAACATCTGTATTTACAAGGAATTGTTTTTGACTTGGAACAATGAG GTATCATCTCTGTTCCTCTGCCTGGTGATGCAGCACTCAGGCCAAGGAGATCTTTCAGCTCtaatcaaggaaaaaaggcagaagtcAGAAAAGATAAGAGACATG GTGGTTCAGAGGTTCCTGGGACAGATGGTGGATGCTTTGTTTTATACACaccaacaaaatattttgcacag AAACATCAAGCCATCAAACATACTCGTGACTGGTGAAGCCTCCTTCATGCTTAGTGACTTCAGTACAGAAACACTTATGAAAGATgagatgaaatggaaaataagagTGGAAGAAA GTAGCAAGTCTTGGATGGCTCCAGAAAcatttggattttctttcaCTGAGAAATCTGACATCTGGTCTCTGGGCTCTGTTCTGCTGGATATGCTGACCTGCTTTGTTCTGAAT GCAGAAGAGATAACTTCCTTACTGCAGGATATCCGAGGGGATAGCAGCTGTCTGGAGGGAGCCCTGACACTGGTGCAAAATGCAGATAGCAGCTATTTGCCCTTATTTCCAATTTTATGTATGATGCTACAGATTGAGCCCAGCATGAGACCCTCAGTAAA GGATCTGGTCGACGTTCCATTTGTCAGGGAATGCCTGACTTTTATTGGTGACACTTCAGTAACACTGAAAAAGTCTTTGCCTCCCAAAATAACAGATCTGCTCCTCGAGGGAGGAATTGGAAGTGTTCTAG CATTCATGCAGGCTTCCTGGGATGTTGAAGAAGTCCAGGCTAAAGGCATTCAGCAGCTTGCCAGTTTTGTAAAGGATAAAAGTG CCTTCCCCCAGCTGTTAAAATGCACAGAAGTGATCACTTTTGCCATGAAGACTCATGTAACTTCTCTCAAGTTACAACTAGATGGCTGCAAGTTATTGCTTGAAATTCTTAGTCAAG ctctggagcagggtGTGGTGATGGCCCTGGATGAGACAGTGGCCAGCTGCCTGTTGGCCACAGTGAGAAAACACTCTGGAAATGAAGAGTTACTTTCGTTGCTCTGCACATTATTGATGATGGTTTCAGCCAGTG aagtgactGCAGAGAATCTGAGGAAAGTTGGGATAATTCCAGACCTTCTGTCAATTTTGAGGCGTTTTCTTCATAATGAGGAGATCTGCTTCTCTTGCTGTGGGGTTCTCTGGAGCTTGGCTGTGAGTG GTAACTCAGAGAATAATGAAGACCAAGCagtgctggaaggtgctgtccctgtcacctctgcagtccttcaggagcaCCTCCAGAACGGAGCAATTGCAGAATCCGCTTGCTCGGCTTTGTGGGCACTGTCACTCCAAG gctgtttAACTGACAGTGACTATGAACCCACAACAGCACTTTTGCTGGAGGCACTCAGGATGAACCCAGAAAGAGCAATGCTCATGAAGAATGGCTGCCTGGCATTAGCCAGCTTCCTAAGGGTGTCTG AAATAGCAGCTTTGACATTTATAACGGACTCGAAAGGCAGTGGAATAGAACTGATCAAAGATGTTTATCACCTTTACTTTGACAATTCAGGAGTGGTGGGAGCTCTCTGTCTGCTGATGAAGGAGATGGCTCAGTATG ATGAGGTTGTGCTGGATATGCTGTCCCAGAAAATGGACAAACTGctgtctgaaataaaaatccagtTTCCATTTAGCACG GAGATAATGACCCTCGTGGATGCCACACTTTTGAAACTgcagaagtga
- the SURF4 gene encoding surfeit locus protein 4 isoform X1 → MGHNDIMNTAEDFADQRRPALISLLNRSLRSLTICESRIVLSFLRVTKQYLPHVARLCLISTFLEDGIRMWFQWSEQRDYIDGTWNCGYFLASIFVFLNLFGQLSGCILVLSRNFVQYACFGLFGIIALQTIAYSILWDLKFLMRNLALGGGLLLLLAESRSEGKSMFAGVPTMRESSPKQYMQLGGRVLLVLMFMTLLHFDMNFFSILQNIVGTALIILVAIGFKTKLAALTLVIWLFGINIYFNAFWTVPAYKPMHDFLKYDFFQTMSVIGGLLLVVALGPGGVSMDEKKKEW, encoded by the exons atgGGCCACAACGACATCATGAACACCGCCGAGGACTTCGCCGACCAG CGGAGGCCCGCACTGATTTCTCTGTTAAATAGAAGCTTGAGATCTCTTACCATATGTGAGAGCAGGATTGTTTTGAGT TTCCTGAGGGTGACGAAGCAGTACCTTCCCCACGTGGCCCGGCTGTGCCTCATCAGCACCTTCCTGGAGGATGGCATCCGCATGTGGTTCCAGTGGAGCGAACAGAGGGATTACATTGATGGCACGTGGAACTGTGGCTACTTCCTGGCCTCCATCTTTGTGTTCCTAAATCTCTTTGGACAGCTGA GTGGCTGTATCCTGGTGCTGAGTAGGAACTTTGTGCAATATGCCTGCTTTGGACTGTTTGGAATTATAGCATTACAG ACTATTGCATACAGCATTCTATGGGACCTGAAGTTCTTGATGAG gAACCTTGCCCTTGGGGGAggcttgctgctgcttttggctgAGTCACGCTCGGAGGGGAAGAGCATGTTTGCCGGTGTCCCCACCATGAGGGAAAGCTCTCCCAAGCAGTACATGCAGCTGGGGGGCCGTGTGCTGCTCGTCCTCATGTTCATGACACTGCTACACTTTGATATGAACTTCTTTTCT attCTGCAGAACATTGTGGGCACAGCCCTGATTATCTTGGTGGCAATTGGCTTCAAGACTAAGCTGGCTGCCTTGACTCTGGTCATCTGGCTGTTTGGCATCAACATCTACTTCAATGCCTTCTGGACCGTCCCAGCCTACAAGCCCATGCACGACTTCCTCAAATACGACTTCTTCCAGACCATGTCTGTCATTGGAGGGCTCCTCCTCGTGGTTGCACTGGGTCCCGGTGGAGTTTCCatggatgagaagaaaaaagagtgGTAA
- the SURF4 gene encoding surfeit locus protein 4 isoform X2 — MGHNDIMNTAEDFADQFLRVTKQYLPHVARLCLISTFLEDGIRMWFQWSEQRDYIDGTWNCGYFLASIFVFLNLFGQLSGCILVLSRNFVQYACFGLFGIIALQTIAYSILWDLKFLMRNLALGGGLLLLLAESRSEGKSMFAGVPTMRESSPKQYMQLGGRVLLVLMFMTLLHFDMNFFSILQNIVGTALIILVAIGFKTKLAALTLVIWLFGINIYFNAFWTVPAYKPMHDFLKYDFFQTMSVIGGLLLVVALGPGGVSMDEKKKEW, encoded by the exons atgGGCCACAACGACATCATGAACACCGCCGAGGACTTCGCCGACCAG TTCCTGAGGGTGACGAAGCAGTACCTTCCCCACGTGGCCCGGCTGTGCCTCATCAGCACCTTCCTGGAGGATGGCATCCGCATGTGGTTCCAGTGGAGCGAACAGAGGGATTACATTGATGGCACGTGGAACTGTGGCTACTTCCTGGCCTCCATCTTTGTGTTCCTAAATCTCTTTGGACAGCTGA GTGGCTGTATCCTGGTGCTGAGTAGGAACTTTGTGCAATATGCCTGCTTTGGACTGTTTGGAATTATAGCATTACAG ACTATTGCATACAGCATTCTATGGGACCTGAAGTTCTTGATGAG gAACCTTGCCCTTGGGGGAggcttgctgctgcttttggctgAGTCACGCTCGGAGGGGAAGAGCATGTTTGCCGGTGTCCCCACCATGAGGGAAAGCTCTCCCAAGCAGTACATGCAGCTGGGGGGCCGTGTGCTGCTCGTCCTCATGTTCATGACACTGCTACACTTTGATATGAACTTCTTTTCT attCTGCAGAACATTGTGGGCACAGCCCTGATTATCTTGGTGGCAATTGGCTTCAAGACTAAGCTGGCTGCCTTGACTCTGGTCATCTGGCTGTTTGGCATCAACATCTACTTCAATGCCTTCTGGACCGTCCCAGCCTACAAGCCCATGCACGACTTCCTCAAATACGACTTCTTCCAGACCATGTCTGTCATTGGAGGGCTCCTCCTCGTGGTTGCACTGGGTCCCGGTGGAGTTTCCatggatgagaagaaaaaagagtgGTAA